The Planktothrix sp. FACHB-1365 genomic sequence GTATCTGCTGCCTTTAATAAGCTAGGAGTGATAACAATGGAATGGCAAGAATTAAATGGGTATGTTTGGCTTCAGCCCCAAACTCGTCTTGACTCCCAAGGAGGTCTTTTTCTCAAAGAACAATTAGTTAATATTCCCATAGAACCCCACAAAATCTGGGTGATGAATCTGGCAACTGTAGATTTTATGGATAGTTCAGGTTTAGGAGCCGTTGTAACGGCCGTTAAATTTGCGCGCAGTAAAGGGTGTCGTTTGGTGATGTGTAGGCCATCTGCAACCGCCCGACTGGTTTTTGAAATCACACAACTCGATCGAGTCTTTGAAATTATCGAAAATATCGAGGAGATTTTTTCTAATTCTTCTATTTCTGAAGAATTATTGTCTGCTTAGTTGTAGATTTTCACTCCCGACCAACGTTATCCGATGAAGGATATTATTCTGAACCCATGCTAAATATCAATGATCTTTTCTTGATGGCAATTGATGATGAACCCTTAGCGGTTCATTTTTTATGGCTGAAGGAAGAAGATGAAGATAAGGAAAAGACAACATATTGATTTCGCCCTTGAGCTTTAGCTTGATAGAGTGCTTGATCAGCCATTGCGACTAATTGTTTTGGGGGCATTTTTTCTGAAGGAATAACGCTACTAATTCCCAAACTACAAGTCATATAAGTATCCACTAATGAACCT encodes the following:
- a CDS encoding STAS domain-containing protein — its product is MEWQELNGYVWLQPQTRLDSQGGLFLKEQLVNIPIEPHKIWVMNLATVDFMDSSGLGAVVTAVKFARSKGCRLVMCRPSATARLVFEITQLDRVFEIIENIEEIFSNSSISEELLSA